In Deltaproteobacteria bacterium, one DNA window encodes the following:
- a CDS encoding tyrosine recombinase XerC: MSSTSERPEAIFLFLSHLEVQKGCSPRTVEAYDRDLAQFEAYCLERGKSWQGPGEISGAMMLGYAGELHRRGMAKSSVARKLSALRSFFRFCRKMRLFEGPDPMADLPNPKQAKPQPKVLNADQAMALMEAGLPPDPKGLRDLALAELLYGSGLRISEALGLDLTDLDLGQNAVRVTGKGNKDRVVPLTDASSKRIERYLEQREAFGPEATSMALFVGVRGGRLQRREANRIMARLSALIGLPQGVSPHMLRHSFATHLLQSGADMRSVQELLGHSRLSTTQRYTHLTLDGMVRTYDRAHPRADKKSESS; this comes from the coding sequence ATGTCCTCGACCAGCGAGAGACCTGAAGCGATTTTCTTGTTCCTCTCCCATCTCGAGGTGCAGAAGGGATGTTCGCCTCGGACGGTGGAGGCCTATGATCGGGATTTGGCCCAATTCGAAGCCTATTGCCTAGAAAGAGGGAAATCCTGGCAAGGGCCAGGAGAGATCTCCGGGGCAATGATGTTGGGATACGCTGGGGAACTTCATCGCCGGGGCATGGCCAAGTCGTCGGTGGCCCGAAAACTTTCTGCCCTGCGATCCTTTTTTCGGTTCTGCCGAAAGATGCGCCTATTCGAGGGGCCAGACCCCATGGCCGATTTGCCGAATCCCAAGCAGGCCAAGCCGCAGCCTAAGGTCCTCAATGCCGATCAAGCCATGGCTCTGATGGAGGCCGGATTGCCCCCGGACCCCAAGGGGTTGCGGGATCTGGCCCTGGCCGAACTGCTCTATGGCTCAGGGCTGAGGATCAGCGAGGCCTTGGGTCTCGATCTGACGGACCTCGATCTTGGGCAAAACGCGGTGCGGGTGACCGGCAAGGGAAACAAGGACCGCGTCGTGCCCCTGACAGACGCAAGTTCCAAGCGGATTGAACGGTACCTTGAGCAGCGGGAGGCCTTCGGACCAGAAGCGACGAGCATGGCTCTTTTCGTCGGAGTCCGGGGCGGACGGCTGCAGCGGCGGGAAGCCAACCGCATTATGGCCAGGTTGTCGGCTCTGATCGGCCTACCCCAGGGGGTCAGCCCGCATATGCTCCGGCATAGCTTTGCCACGCATCTTTTGCAGTCCGGAGCGGATATGCGCAGTGTCCAGGAACTCCTCGGTCATTCCAGGCTGTCGACAACCCAGCGGTACACCCATCTGACCCTAGATGGCATGGTCAGAACCTATGACCGCGCCCATCCCAGGGCCGACAAGAAATCCGAATCTTCCTGA
- a CDS encoding diguanylate cyclase produces MGCDYAAHFFLVSEDGGLRDLLLGLWPECQGVNWSVFSRGSGAIEYLFTDPPDLLVVDNSLADFSGVELARTVKSENVYRQLPVVLCLEPRDLSLDFRQLEIDDFLIKPLEPVSARARLELSLARAARELDANPLTKLPGNTSIIHKIQDLIDRREKFAMAYVDLDHFKSFNDKYGFSRGDEILMMTARVIVNTIRSFVGIESFVGHVGGDDFVFIMPPERVETACKMIVDSFDAIVPNFYDQDDRERGSILSVDRQGRQQTFPMMAVSIAVVLNSNAKLRHFGEASQIAMNLKKEAKKNPKSCYVLDQRET; encoded by the coding sequence ATGGGGTGCGATTATGCAGCACATTTCTTCCTTGTCAGCGAGGACGGCGGCCTGAGAGATCTACTGCTCGGTCTATGGCCCGAGTGCCAAGGAGTGAATTGGTCGGTGTTCTCGCGCGGGTCCGGGGCCATTGAGTATCTGTTCACCGATCCGCCGGATCTTTTGGTCGTGGACAACTCCCTGGCCGATTTTTCTGGGGTGGAGTTGGCCAGGACGGTCAAGAGCGAAAACGTCTACCGCCAGTTGCCGGTGGTTCTCTGTCTGGAGCCTCGCGATCTGAGCCTGGACTTCCGTCAGCTGGAGATCGACGATTTTTTAATCAAACCTCTCGAGCCAGTCTCGGCTAGGGCCCGTCTGGAACTGTCCCTGGCCAGGGCGGCCCGGGAACTCGACGCCAATCCATTGACCAAGCTTCCAGGCAACACCTCCATCATCCACAAGATCCAGGATCTCATCGACCGTCGTGAGAAGTTTGCCATGGCCTACGTCGATCTGGATCACTTCAAGTCTTTCAACGACAAGTACGGATTTTCCAGGGGGGACGAGATCCTGATGATGACCGCCCGGGTCATTGTCAACACCATCCGCAGCTTTGTCGGCATCGAATCTTTTGTCGGTCATGTCGGAGGGGACGATTTCGTCTTTATCATGCCACCCGAAAGGGTGGAGACGGCCTGCAAGATGATCGTCGACAGCTTCGACGCAATCGTGCCGAACTTCTACGATCAGGACGACAGGGAGCGGGGGAGCATTTTGTCAGTTGATCGTCAGGGCCGACAGCAGACCTTCCCGATGATGGCTGTATCCATTGCCGTAGTCCTGAACTCCAATGCCAAGCTCCGCCATTTCGGCGAGGCCTCCCAGATCGCCATGAATTTGAAGAAGGAAGCCAAGAAGAACCCCAAGAGTTGCTATGTCCTCGACCAGCGAGAGACCTGA
- a CDS encoding HDOD domain-containing protein: MVGDLRTERKDRILAVKSLPTLPTALEKVTKLVEDPNSSTEQIAKLICRDQVLSAKVLKMVNSPIYGFPGRIGTIQHALVLLGFNVIRGIIISTSVFDIMTTNMVGLWEHSLGCAMASSAVAKAAGFKDPEEYAVAGLLHDIGKVLAAVQLPDLKAEADELVRTEDLTYLEAERRVFGFGHDRINMWLAEHWNLPLRLKEGLVLHHRLESEAHYPDMPRVVHVADFMTRLFEVGSGGDDQVSHLDQTALEGLGLSLSSIDNLLDSVAGDFEELAAF; this comes from the coding sequence ATGGTCGGGGATCTTCGCACCGAACGAAAAGACAGAATTCTGGCCGTCAAGAGCTTGCCGACTCTGCCAACGGCCCTGGAAAAGGTGACCAAGCTGGTGGAGGACCCCAATTCCTCCACCGAGCAGATCGCCAAGCTCATCTGTCGGGACCAGGTTTTGTCGGCCAAGGTTCTGAAGATGGTCAACTCGCCCATCTACGGTTTTCCCGGACGGATCGGGACCATTCAGCACGCCCTCGTCCTCTTGGGATTCAATGTCATCCGGGGGATCATTATCTCGACCTCGGTCTTCGACATCATGACCACGAATATGGTCGGCCTCTGGGAACACAGCCTGGGTTGCGCCATGGCCAGCTCGGCCGTGGCCAAAGCCGCCGGCTTCAAGGATCCCGAAGAGTACGCCGTGGCCGGGCTGCTTCATGACATCGGCAAGGTTCTGGCCGCGGTCCAGCTGCCCGACCTCAAGGCCGAGGCCGACGAGTTGGTCCGCACTGAGGATCTGACTTATCTGGAGGCTGAACGGCGGGTTTTCGGGTTCGGGCACGACCGGATCAACATGTGGTTGGCCGAGCATTGGAACCTTCCCCTGCGACTTAAAGAGGGGCTCGTCCTCCATCATCGCCTGGAATCCGAGGCCCATTACCCGGACATGCCGAGGGTGGTTCACGTGGCCGATTTCATGACCAGGCTGTTCGAAGTCGGGTCCGGAGGAGACGATCAGGTCAGTCATCTCGATCAAACGGCTCTGGAAGGACTCGGACTCAGCCTGAGCAGCATTGACAACCTGTTGGATTCCGTGGCCGGCGATTTTGAGGAGCTGGCTGCATTCTGA